In the genome of Phaeodactylum tricornutum CCAP 1055/1 chromosome 20, whole genome shotgun sequence, one region contains:
- a CDS encoding predicted protein → MKILALFSVLLVAWAAAQQYDDYGDGGGAYEPDNLYADYAAKQQQKAVGAGGGGGGLTKMVLGGAVGWFLGGKVHTRRLQKKLNAKHKEEQKALYQQYYNDVYTLQTQNAELIQALEQVGARMR, encoded by the exons ATGAAGATTCTGGCGTTGTTCTCCGTCTTGCTCGTCGCTTGGGCGGCGGCACAGCAATACGATGACTACGGCGACGGGGGCGGTGCCTACGAGCCCGACAATTTGTACGCCGATTACGCCGccaagcaacagcaaaaagcCGTCGGCGCCGGAGG tggcggtggcggtTTGACCAAAATGGTCCTGGGCGGGGCCGTGGGTTGGTTCCTTGGTGGCAAGGTACACACCCGGCGACTCCAGAAAAAACTCAACGCAAAACACAAGGAAGAACAAAAGGCCTTGTATCAGCAATACTACAACGACGTGTATACGCTGCAAACGCAAAATGCGGAACTGATACAGGCTTTGGAACAAGTCGGGGCACGTATGCGGTAA
- a CDS encoding predicted protein, whose product MLVTYEFSWTITNAVHLALTLVYIHWLKGSLYDQQGEMDHLTIWEQLEGTQDTKTVREVLLIVPTVLTYMACHFADYDKQTCVVNIVFWCVAVLAKLPFMNGVRLFGIN is encoded by the coding sequence ATGCTCGTTACTTATGAGTTTTCCTGGACGATTACGAACGCGGTTCACTTGGCTTTGACGTTGGTTTATATCCACTGGCTCAAAGGGTCACTCTATGATCAACAAGGCGAAATGGATCATTTGACGATTTGGGAACAGCTTGAGGGCACACAGGACACGAAAACAGTCCGCGAAGTTCTACTGATTGTACCAACAGTCTTGACCTATATGGCCTGTCACTTTGCCGACTACGATAAGCAGACCTGTGTGGTGAATATTGTGTTTTGGTGTGTGGCCGTTCTAGCCAAGCTACCCTTTATGAATGGAGTGCGTCTGTTTGGTATCAAT
- a CDS encoding predicted protein, whose amino-acid sequence MTIRSTNKTKESVSSATTVTNRATEADPFGLYTPQQPPVVVEEEDVTVVHPFATAIAVDTPLALTMSHATSDHVTSVPANHATTTCSPYVQSSNYITNATPVKATAYQSLSPSATSINKDTATWNKLDSYPTEKLQRMKRRRKRRTVIASVTGGAVGFVFLGPLGLAIGAVSGAVLTKATGKAREKRVASNYERQHGKPTAGRSVPAHRATVA is encoded by the coding sequence ATGACCATTCGCTCCACgaacaaaacaaaagaatCTGTTTCATCAGCAACTACAGTTACCAATCGAGCTACCGAGGCCGACCCTTTTGGACTTTACACGCCACAGCAGCCACCAGTTGTCGTCGAAGAGGAAGACGTTACGGTCGTACACCCATTTGCTACCGCAATCGCGGTCGATACTCCGTTAGCGTTGACAATGTCGCACGCAACTTCAGATCATGTTACGTCAGTGCCTGCAAACCAtgcaacaacgacatgcaGTCCGTATGTGCAATCGTCAAATTACATAACGAATGCGACGCCGGTAAAGGCAACAGCATATCAATCATTGTCGCCTTCCGCCACGAGTATCAATAAGGACACCGCAACGTGGAACAAGCTCGATTCGTATCCGACTGAAAAACTACAACGTATGAAGCGCCGCCGAAAACGCCGCACTGTAATAGCAAGCGTGACGGGAGGTGCAGTGGGTTTCGTTTTCCTGGGGCCGCTTGGTTTGGCCATTGGTGCCGTATCGGGTGCTGTCCTCACGAAAGCTACTGGTAAAGCTCGAGAGAAACGAGTTGCTTCCAATTACGAACGGCAGCACGGTAAACCAACAGCTGGTAGAAGCGTTCCCGCTCATCGAGCAACAGTTGCGTAG